A region from the Panicum hallii strain FIL2 chromosome 1, PHallii_v3.1, whole genome shotgun sequence genome encodes:
- the LOC112883955 gene encoding putative F-box protein At2g02030, which translates to MNLKTSRKRKRKTSTPPEPVPELSDQIVQGILVRQPVKSLLRCKAVCQAWRAIISDPFFTRAHLRWSASRWEEEEGWPTNFSNHIRFYQWQQGASMATFMHAEDFDCKFSFVRYFAHCDGLVLAPTDTGIYLFNPATRETVTLPISIRHHEEVHCCCIGLGRDPRSGKYKVARAFYRSWDPDTGMGTGMRMEVLTVSCNGGAAAWREIADDLPYPACNWRTAMTVNGFLFWRVAKHLPGLPPRGLIHLSLADETLGITTLPDSVDPVLPDAFALDELHGELCVTEVTDDETVTIWTLAVQEDGVQGQCWEQRCIVQLGGFFHPLAFLPGGRIMLKAGFDISIYDMATAKLTTVWQMDRLKYQGRRARTWKNLFVFNALRYTESLVRITV; encoded by the exons ATGAACCTGAAGACGagcaggaagaggaagaggaagacgaGCACACCACCGGAACCTGTTCCCGAGCTTTCGGACCAGATTGTCCAGGGCATCCTGGTCCGGCAGCCTGTCAAGTCCCTCCTGCGGTGCAAGGCGGTGTGCCAGGCGTGGCGCGCCATCATCTCCGACCCCTTCTTCACCCGGGCGCACCTCCGGTGGTCGGCCTCCAGAT gggaggaggaggagggctgGCCGACCAACTTCTCCAACCACATCCGCTTCTACCAGTGGCAGCAAGGTGCTTCCATGGCTACGTTCATGCACGCCGAGGACTTCGACTGCAAGTTCAGTTTCGTGCGCTACTTTGCCCACTGCGACGGGCTGGTGCTTGCTCCCACGGACACCGGTATCTACCTCTTCAATCCGGCCACCAGGGAAACCGTCACGCTGCCAATCAGCATCCGGCACCATGAAGAGGTACACTGCTGCTGCATCGGCTTGGGCCGGGATCCGCGCTCAGGCAAGTACAAGGTAGCCCGGGCCTTCTACCGGTCATGGGACCCTGACACTGGCATGGGGACAGGCATGAGGATGGAGGTGCTCACCGTCTCATGcaacggcggcgccgccgcttgGAGGGAGATCGCGGACGATCTTCCCTACCCTGCTTGCAATTGGCGAACCGCCATGACGGTCAATGGGTTCTTGTTCTGGCGCGTCGCCAAACACCTCCCTGGGCTGCCTCCACGGGGTCTCATCCACCTCAGCCTGGCCGACGAGACGTTAGGCATCACCACGCTGCCTGATTCTGTCGACCCGGTGCTCCCCGATGCCTTCGCGCTGGACGAGCTGCATGGGGAGCTATGCGTAACCGAAGTTACCGACGACGAAACCGTGACCATTTGGACGCTGGCTGTGCAAGAAGATGGGGTCCAAGGCCAATGTTGGGAGCAGCGTTGCATCGTCCAGCTCGGTGGTTTTTTCCATCCTTTGGCATTTCTTCCTGGTGGCCGAATAATGTTGAAGGCGGGTTTCGACATCAGCATCTACGACATGGCTACCGCAAAGCTGACAACTGTGTGGCAGATGGATCGCTTGAAATACCAGGGTCGCAGGGCACGGACGTGGAAGAATCTCTTCGTCTTCAACGCCCTTCGGTATACAGAAAGTCTTGTTCGGATCACTGTGTAG